From the Oncorhynchus gorbuscha isolate QuinsamMale2020 ecotype Even-year unplaced genomic scaffold, OgorEven_v1.0 Un_scaffold_3719, whole genome shotgun sequence genome, one window contains:
- the LOC124018024 gene encoding uncharacterized protein LOC124018024, which translates to MSSMQCIRWITALLLTSLVSVVNADLTLMEDITLKFLEQGHTFMSADSFHHGVEQEMKARPGGVVYDFGDLLHVVATSNAGKVEVVEMKKEIILAWKAGHSIVKLKKAAAPKLAEMAEIQLRRGSRSLFYKVSHEEKDFTELDFIMKKVTLETPSTLRTQDRGIEESKKMEQITKMCPQMPANRRQFWNDLAVNSITEDEE; encoded by the coding sequence atgtcaAGCATGCAGTGTATTAGGTGGATAACTGCACTTCTCCTAACATCACTGGTGAGTGTTGTCAATGCTGACTTAACTTTGATGGAGGACATCACCCTCAAGTTCTTGGAGCAAGGACACACCTTCATGAGTGCAGACAGTTTCCACCATGGCGTGGAACAGGAAATGAAAGCTCGACCTGGAGGTGTGGTGTACGACTTCGGGGACCTCCTCCATGTGGTCGCTACTTCCAATGcaggcaaggtggaggtggtcGAAATGAAAAAGGAAATCATCCTGGCATGGAAAGCTGGCCATTCCATCGTCAAGCTGAAGAAGGCAGCAGCACCAAAGCTGGCAGAGATGGCTGAGATCCAATTGAGGCGTGGATCCAGGAGCCTCTTCTACAAAGTCTCCCATGAAGAAAAGGACTTCACAGAGCTTGACTTCATCATGAAGAAAGTCACTCTAGAGACACCCTCGACACTACGTACacaggatagagggatagaagagtcCAAGAAGATGGAGCAAATCACCAAGATGTGTCCTCAAATGCCTGCAAATCGAAGGCAGTTCTGGAATGACTTGGCTGTGAACAGCATTACTGAGGATGAGGAGTGA